Proteins encoded in a region of the Frondihabitans sp. 762G35 genome:
- the coaE gene encoding dephospho-CoA kinase yields MFVVGLTGGIAAGKTVVATRLGELGAAVIDADRLAREVVEPGTPGLDAIAVRFGRGILLPDGSLDRPALGSIVFADPAARKDLEAITHPAVHELSQRRMTEAVLHDPARVVVYDVPLLVEARGTSEFDTIVVVHAPRDTRLARLVDLRRMPAVDAARRIDAQATDEERLAVADHVVDSSGSLEQTLAQVDVLFGELARVAAAKADRGE; encoded by the coding sequence GTGTTCGTAGTGGGACTGACAGGCGGCATCGCCGCCGGCAAGACCGTCGTGGCGACGCGCCTCGGAGAACTGGGCGCCGCGGTCATCGACGCCGACCGCCTCGCCCGCGAGGTCGTCGAACCCGGGACCCCGGGGCTCGACGCCATCGCGGTGCGCTTCGGCCGCGGGATCCTGCTGCCCGACGGCAGCCTCGACCGACCGGCGCTCGGCTCCATCGTCTTCGCGGATCCTGCCGCGCGGAAGGACCTCGAGGCGATCACGCACCCCGCCGTGCACGAACTGAGCCAGCGACGGATGACCGAGGCGGTCCTCCACGATCCGGCGCGCGTCGTCGTCTACGACGTCCCGCTGCTCGTCGAGGCCCGGGGAACATCCGAGTTCGACACGATCGTCGTGGTCCACGCTCCGCGCGACACCCGCCTCGCCCGTCTGGTCGACCTCCGCAGGATGCCCGCCGTCGACGCCGCCCGACGCATCGACGCCCAGGCCACCGACGAGGAGCGCCTCGCGGTCGCCGACCACGTCGTCGACTCGTCCGGGTCGCTGGAGCAGACTCTCGCGCAGGTGGACGTCCTCTTCGGGGAGCTGGCCCGGGTGGCCGCCGCGAAAGCCGACCGCGGCGAGTAG
- a CDS encoding cold-shock protein translates to MATGTVKWFNSEKGFGFITPDDGTTDVFAHFSAIAGDGYRNLEENQKVEFETAQGNKGLQAENIRVL, encoded by the coding sequence ATGGCAACAGGCACCGTGAAGTGGTTCAACTCCGAAAAGGGCTTCGGCTTCATCACCCCCGACGACGGAACCACTGACGTGTTCGCGCACTTCTCCGCGATCGCCGGCGACGGCTACCGCAACCTCGAGGAGAACCAGAAGGTCGAGTTCGAGACGGCTCAGGGCAACAAGGGTCTTCAGGCCGAGAACATCCGCGTTCTCTAG
- the rpsA gene encoding 30S ribosomal protein S1 — protein sequence MTIVTTKAPKQVAVNDIGSAEDFLAAVEKTLKFFNDGDLIEGTVVKIDRDEVLLDVGYKTEGVIPSRELSIKHDVDPSEVVNVGDTVEALVLQKEDKEGRLILSKKRAQYERAWGDVEKIKDADGVVTGTVIEVVKGGLIVDIGLRGFLPASLIELRRVRDLTPYLGQEIEAKILELDKNRNNVVLSRRALLEQTQSESRTSFLNNLHKGQVRKGVVSSIVNFGAFVDLGGVDGLVHVSELSWKHIEHASEVVEVGQEVTVEILEVDLERERVSLSLKATQEDPWQVFARTHAIGQVAPGKVTKLVPFGAFVRVADGIEGLVHISELSAKHVELAEQVVSVGDEVFVKVIDIDLERRRISLSLKQANEGVDPEGTEFDPALYGMLTEYDDQGNYKYPEGFDPETNEWREGFDAQREKWEQDYAAAQARWEAHKKQVAASLLEETTTFDVPSGSSFSAETPSGAGTLADDESLAALREKLSNNN from the coding sequence ATGACAATCGTAACGACCAAGGCACCCAAGCAGGTCGCCGTCAACGACATCGGATCTGCTGAAGACTTCCTTGCCGCGGTCGAAAAGACTCTCAAGTTCTTCAACGACGGAGACCTCATCGAGGGCACCGTCGTCAAGATCGACCGCGACGAGGTCCTCCTCGACGTCGGGTACAAGACCGAAGGCGTCATCCCTTCGCGCGAACTCTCGATCAAGCACGACGTCGACCCCAGCGAGGTCGTCAACGTCGGCGACACGGTCGAGGCCCTCGTCCTCCAGAAGGAAGACAAAGAAGGTCGCCTGATCCTCTCCAAGAAGCGTGCTCAGTACGAGCGTGCCTGGGGAGACGTCGAGAAGATCAAGGACGCCGACGGCGTCGTCACCGGAACGGTCATCGAGGTCGTCAAGGGCGGCCTCATCGTCGACATCGGGCTCCGCGGCTTCCTCCCCGCGTCGCTCATCGAGCTGCGTCGTGTCCGCGACCTCACGCCCTACCTCGGGCAGGAGATCGAGGCCAAGATCCTCGAGCTCGACAAGAACCGCAACAACGTCGTCCTCTCGCGTCGCGCTCTCCTCGAGCAGACGCAGTCCGAGAGCCGCACGTCGTTCCTCAACAACCTCCACAAGGGCCAGGTCCGCAAGGGCGTCGTGTCGTCGATCGTCAACTTCGGTGCGTTCGTCGACCTGGGTGGCGTCGACGGTCTCGTCCACGTCTCCGAGCTCTCCTGGAAGCACATCGAGCACGCCTCCGAGGTCGTCGAGGTCGGGCAGGAAGTCACCGTCGAGATCCTCGAGGTCGACCTCGAGCGCGAGCGCGTGTCGCTCTCGCTCAAGGCCACCCAGGAGGACCCGTGGCAGGTCTTCGCCCGCACGCACGCCATCGGTCAGGTCGCGCCCGGCAAGGTCACGAAGCTGGTTCCGTTCGGTGCGTTCGTCCGCGTCGCCGACGGCATCGAGGGCCTCGTCCACATCTCCGAGCTCTCCGCCAAGCACGTCGAGCTCGCCGAGCAGGTCGTGTCGGTCGGCGACGAGGTGTTCGTCAAGGTCATCGACATCGACCTCGAGCGTCGCCGCATCTCGCTGAGCCTCAAGCAGGCCAACGAGGGTGTCGACCCCGAGGGCACCGAGTTCGACCCGGCGCTCTACGGCATGCTCACCGAGTACGACGACCAGGGGAACTACAAGTACCCCGAGGGCTTCGACCCGGAGACCAACGAGTGGCGCGAGGGCTTCGACGCCCAGCGCGAGAAGTGGGAGCAGGACTACGCTGCCGCCCAGGCTCGCTGGGAAGCGCACAAGAAGCAGGTCGCCGCGTCGCTCCTCGAGGAGACGACCACGTTCGACGTTCCCTCCGGTTCGTCGTTCTCGGCCGAGACCCCCTCGGGCGCCGGCACCCTCGCCGACGACGAGTCGCTCGCCGCGCTTCGCGAGAAGCTGTCGAACAACAACTAG
- a CDS encoding PTS lactose transporter subunit IIB: protein MTTLDGATVTKLIVACDAGMGSSILLATTLKKQLKKSGVSVEHAAVREIPADADVVVTQNNLAARVREVVAEGVPVIPFQLFLGDPAVTAVVEAIQNGTTVEV from the coding sequence ATGACCACCCTCGATGGAGCCACCGTCACCAAGCTGATCGTCGCGTGCGATGCGGGGATGGGGTCGAGCATCCTGCTGGCCACGACCCTCAAGAAGCAGTTGAAGAAGAGCGGTGTCAGCGTCGAGCACGCCGCCGTGCGGGAGATCCCGGCCGACGCCGACGTCGTCGTGACCCAGAACAACCTCGCGGCCCGCGTGCGGGAGGTCGTGGCGGAGGGGGTTCCCGTGATCCCGTTCCAGCTCTTCCTGGGCGACCCCGCCGTCACCGCCGTCGTCGAGGCGATCCAGAACGGGACCACCGTAGAGGTCTGA
- a CDS encoding PaaI family thioesterase, which yields MGIEIVELSAERVVATMPVEGNRQPVGILHGGAHVVLAESLGSMAASVHAGPGRIAMGIELNASHSRSIATGTVTGTCTAIHLGRTLTTHEIVLTDEQGRRLSTVRITNILRDA from the coding sequence ATGGGCATCGAGATCGTCGAGCTGAGCGCCGAGCGCGTCGTGGCGACGATGCCCGTCGAGGGCAACCGGCAGCCGGTGGGGATCCTGCACGGGGGCGCTCACGTCGTCCTGGCGGAGTCGCTCGGGTCGATGGCCGCCAGTGTGCACGCCGGCCCGGGCCGCATCGCGATGGGCATCGAACTGAACGCTAGTCACAGCCGCTCGATCGCGACGGGCACCGTCACCGGCACGTGCACCGCGATCCATCTGGGGCGGACGCTCACGACGCACGAGATCGTGCTGACGGACGAGCAGGGCCGTCGCCTGTCGACGGTGCGGATCACGAACATCCTGCGCGACGCCTGA
- a CDS encoding epoxide hydrolase family protein, with protein MTDHTLFDVPDADLDDLRDRLRRTRWPKPWPTVGWEAGTDAAVLRRLSEYWADGYDWRAHERELAALPSHIAEVAGAPLHYLLFEAETPGALPIVLTNGWPSTFYELVSLARRLSTPSEFGGRPEDAFTVVVPSIPGFALTPQRESLVAPVHTHDLWHALMHDHLGFDRYAAHRGDLGAGITSRLAEAHPEALVGIHLMAVASPADPGPDAVTPEERTYLDDVARWSTEEGAYAHQQRTRPVSLAYGLNDSPVGLLAWILEKYRAWSDCHGDVSSRFSDDFLLTQASLYWFAESISTSFRPYYESGAGITPPVRRVDVPTAIALFPRDIARPPRSWAERTYDVRRYTEFDRGGHFAPIEEPDLLADDLRAFFGPLR; from the coding sequence ATGACCGACCACACCCTCTTCGACGTCCCCGACGCCGATCTCGACGACCTCCGCGATCGGCTCCGACGCACGCGCTGGCCGAAACCGTGGCCCACGGTCGGCTGGGAGGCGGGCACAGACGCTGCCGTACTGCGTCGGCTCAGCGAGTACTGGGCCGACGGCTACGACTGGCGGGCCCACGAGCGAGAGCTCGCTGCGCTGCCCTCGCACATCGCCGAGGTGGCCGGAGCACCGCTCCACTACCTCCTCTTCGAGGCGGAGACGCCGGGCGCCCTTCCGATCGTCCTCACCAACGGCTGGCCCAGCACGTTCTACGAGCTCGTGTCGCTCGCTCGCCGCCTGTCCACCCCGTCGGAGTTCGGCGGACGGCCGGAAGACGCCTTCACCGTCGTCGTCCCGTCGATTCCCGGCTTCGCGCTCACACCGCAGCGGGAGTCGCTCGTCGCGCCCGTCCACACGCACGATCTGTGGCACGCGCTCATGCACGACCACCTCGGATTCGACCGCTACGCCGCTCACAGGGGCGACCTCGGGGCCGGCATCACCTCCCGGCTCGCCGAAGCGCACCCGGAGGCGCTGGTCGGCATCCACCTCATGGCCGTCGCCTCACCGGCAGATCCGGGCCCCGACGCGGTGACGCCCGAGGAGCGGACCTACCTCGACGACGTGGCGAGGTGGTCGACCGAGGAGGGCGCCTACGCCCACCAGCAAAGAACGCGTCCCGTCTCGCTGGCCTACGGTCTCAACGATTCCCCGGTGGGGCTCCTGGCCTGGATCCTCGAGAAGTACCGGGCCTGGAGCGACTGTCACGGCGACGTCTCGAGCCGGTTCAGCGACGACTTCCTGCTCACCCAGGCGTCTCTGTACTGGTTCGCCGAGTCGATCTCGACATCGTTCCGGCCCTACTACGAGTCGGGCGCGGGCATCACACCACCCGTGCGGAGGGTCGACGTGCCGACGGCGATCGCCCTCTTCCCCCGTGACATCGCCCGTCCGCCGCGCAGTTGGGCCGAGCGCACGTACGACGTCCGGCGCTACACCGAGTTCGACCGCGGAGGCCACTTCGCTCCGATCGAGGAGCCCGACCTCCTGGCCGACGACCTCCGCGCCTTCTTCGGCCCCCTGCGCTGA
- a CDS encoding DUF885 domain-containing protein: MSSENATTPQTAAPRVPTPVDAIAERWVDTLTDLEPTLATWLGRPGRTGEYGDLSPRGQAAYISAATSTLAELRATEAVDAVDRVTKDDLESSLALDLEHDALRLPLRDLNVIESPPQRLRDVLDLMPTETEADWADVASRLGDLPRAMGGYLETLRLGIAEGVVPAKHQVRAVAEQADRLAASDGFFPTLATSARLGSGDSLPVPLADELTSNAASAAEAYATLATFLRDELLPVAADEDGVGREAYALHSRRFLGATIDLDETYEWGLEELARMTAEQEAIADAIEPGASVARAIEVLDGDPERALEGTDALQRWMQSKSDQAVAELAGTHFDIPDELRALECRIAPTQEGGIYYSGPSDDFSRPGRMWWSVPVGVTRFNTWRETTTVYHEGVPGHHLQVGMATYNRATLNTYRRAIAGTSGHAEGWALYAERLMDELGYLSDPGDRLGMLDGQRMRAARVVLDIGVHLGKPFPGTPGVPAGGTWNAENAFAFMKNNVNMEEGFVRFEVDRYLGWPGQAPSYKVGQRIWEELRRELADREGDSFDVRRFHRDALALGGVGLDTLRRALLS, encoded by the coding sequence ATGAGTTCTGAGAACGCCACCACCCCGCAGACCGCGGCACCTCGAGTGCCCACCCCCGTCGACGCGATCGCCGAGCGGTGGGTCGACACCCTGACCGACCTCGAGCCCACGCTCGCCACCTGGCTCGGTCGTCCGGGCCGGACCGGCGAGTACGGCGACCTCTCGCCTCGAGGTCAGGCCGCCTACATCAGCGCGGCCACGAGCACCCTCGCGGAGCTCCGCGCGACGGAGGCCGTCGACGCGGTCGACCGGGTCACGAAAGACGACCTCGAGTCCTCTCTCGCGCTCGACCTCGAGCACGACGCCCTGCGGCTCCCGCTGCGCGACCTCAACGTGATCGAGTCGCCGCCGCAGCGACTCCGCGACGTCCTCGACCTGATGCCCACCGAGACCGAGGCCGACTGGGCCGACGTCGCGTCGCGCCTGGGCGACCTCCCGCGCGCGATGGGCGGCTATCTCGAGACGCTCCGCCTCGGCATCGCGGAGGGCGTCGTCCCCGCGAAGCACCAGGTGCGTGCCGTCGCCGAGCAGGCCGACCGCCTCGCCGCGAGCGACGGATTCTTCCCGACGCTGGCGACGAGCGCGCGACTCGGCAGCGGCGACTCCCTTCCGGTGCCGCTGGCCGACGAGCTGACGTCCAACGCCGCCTCCGCCGCCGAGGCCTACGCGACCCTCGCGACCTTCCTGCGAGACGAGCTCCTGCCCGTGGCCGCCGACGAAGACGGGGTGGGCCGCGAGGCGTACGCCCTCCACTCCCGACGCTTCCTCGGCGCCACGATCGACCTGGACGAGACCTACGAGTGGGGCCTCGAAGAGCTCGCGCGGATGACGGCCGAGCAGGAGGCCATCGCCGACGCCATCGAGCCCGGGGCCTCGGTCGCCCGCGCCATCGAGGTGCTCGACGGAGACCCCGAGCGCGCCCTCGAGGGCACGGACGCCCTCCAGCGCTGGATGCAGTCCAAGAGCGATCAGGCCGTCGCCGAGCTCGCCGGCACCCACTTCGACATCCCCGACGAACTGCGCGCCCTCGAGTGCCGGATCGCCCCCACTCAGGAGGGCGGCATCTACTACTCTGGCCCGAGCGACGACTTCTCCCGCCCCGGCCGGATGTGGTGGTCGGTGCCCGTCGGCGTCACCCGCTTCAACACCTGGCGAGAGACCACGACCGTCTATCACGAGGGCGTTCCCGGTCACCACCTCCAGGTCGGCATGGCCACCTACAACCGCGCCACCCTCAACACCTACCGCCGCGCCATCGCGGGCACGTCGGGCCATGCCGAGGGGTGGGCGCTCTACGCGGAGCGGCTCATGGACGAGCTCGGCTACCTCAGCGACCCGGGCGACCGGCTCGGCATGCTCGACGGGCAGCGGATGCGAGCGGCCCGCGTCGTCCTCGACATCGGAGTGCACCTGGGCAAGCCGTTCCCGGGCACTCCCGGGGTCCCCGCCGGCGGCACCTGGAACGCCGAGAACGCCTTCGCCTTCATGAAGAACAACGTGAACATGGAGGAGGGCTTCGTCCGGTTCGAGGTCGATCGCTACCTCGGCTGGCCGGGGCAGGCGCCGTCCTACAAGGTCGGCCAGCGCATCTGGGAGGAGCTCCGCCGAGAGCTCGCCGACCGTGAGGGAGACTCCTTCGACGTGCGACGCTTCCACCGCGACGCCCTGGCGCTCGGCGGCGTCGGCCTCGACACGCTCCGACGCGCTCTGCTGTCCTGA
- the pyk gene encoding pyruvate kinase has product MRRAKIVATLGPATSSYEDIRGIIDAGVDVARMNLSHGTYDVHQGVYENVRKAAADSGRAVAVLVDLQGPKIRLGKFSDGPHELSVGDIFKITIDDILGTKEICGTTFKGLPQDVKAGDPLLIDDGRVKLRVIETDGTVVTTEVVVAGTVSNNKGINLPGVAVNVPALSDKDEADLRWGLDLGADFIALSFVRNADDIVRVHEIMAEVGRKVPVYAKIEKPQAVDNLESIIDAFDGIMVARGDLGVELPLEAVPIVQKHAIELSRRMAKPVIVATQMLESMISSPIPTRAETSDVANAVLDGTDAVMLSGETSVGEYPVVTVQTMARIVQSTEEHGLERIPALGTKPRTLGGAITLAAADVGEFVQARYVCVFTEGGDSVRRMSRLRHAMPIIAFATDEAIRRRMAMSWGVQSYLVDPVTHTDAMFSQVDDVLLGNGLADHGDKVVVISGSPPGIAGSTNDLRVHRVGDAHNEAAPAYAKS; this is encoded by the coding sequence ATGAGACGTGCAAAGATCGTCGCCACCCTCGGGCCGGCGACGTCGAGCTATGAAGACATCCGCGGCATCATCGATGCCGGTGTCGATGTAGCGCGGATGAACCTCAGCCACGGCACCTACGACGTCCACCAGGGCGTGTACGAGAACGTGCGCAAGGCCGCCGCCGACTCGGGTCGGGCCGTCGCCGTCCTCGTCGACCTCCAGGGGCCCAAGATCCGCCTCGGCAAGTTCTCCGACGGACCGCACGAGCTCAGCGTCGGCGACATCTTCAAGATCACGATCGACGACATCCTCGGCACGAAGGAGATCTGCGGAACGACCTTCAAGGGCCTTCCGCAGGACGTCAAGGCGGGCGACCCCCTCCTCATCGACGACGGCCGCGTGAAGCTGCGCGTCATCGAGACCGACGGCACCGTCGTCACCACCGAGGTCGTCGTCGCCGGCACGGTCTCCAACAACAAGGGCATCAACCTGCCCGGCGTGGCCGTCAACGTGCCCGCCCTCTCCGACAAAGACGAGGCCGACCTCCGCTGGGGCCTCGACCTCGGCGCGGACTTCATCGCCCTGTCGTTCGTCCGCAACGCCGACGACATCGTGCGTGTGCACGAGATCATGGCCGAGGTGGGCCGCAAGGTCCCCGTCTACGCCAAGATCGAGAAGCCGCAGGCGGTCGACAACCTCGAGTCGATCATCGACGCCTTCGACGGCATCATGGTCGCCCGCGGCGACCTCGGCGTCGAGCTCCCCCTCGAGGCCGTGCCGATCGTCCAGAAGCACGCCATCGAGCTCTCCCGCCGCATGGCGAAGCCGGTCATCGTCGCCACGCAGATGCTCGAGTCGATGATCTCGAGCCCGATCCCGACCCGCGCCGAGACGTCCGACGTCGCCAACGCCGTCCTCGACGGCACCGACGCGGTGATGCTGAGCGGCGAGACGAGCGTGGGGGAGTACCCCGTCGTCACCGTGCAGACCATGGCGCGCATCGTCCAGTCCACCGAGGAGCACGGCCTCGAGCGCATCCCCGCGCTCGGCACGAAGCCCCGCACCCTCGGCGGCGCGATCACCCTGGCCGCGGCCGACGTGGGCGAGTTCGTCCAGGCGCGCTACGTCTGCGTCTTCACCGAGGGCGGCGACTCGGTCCGCCGCATGTCGCGCCTCCGCCACGCGATGCCGATCATCGCGTTCGCCACCGACGAGGCCATCCGCCGTCGCATGGCGATGAGCTGGGGCGTGCAGTCCTACCTGGTCGACCCCGTCACGCACACCGACGCCATGTTCAGCCAGGTCGACGACGTCCTCCTCGGCAACGGCCTCGCCGATCACGGCGACAAGGTCGTCGTCATCTCCGGGTCCCCTCCCGGGATCGCGGGATCGACCAACGACCTGCGCGTGCACCGGGTCGGCGACGCCCACAACGAGGCGGCCCCGGCCTACGCCAAGTCGTAG
- the polA gene encoding DNA polymerase I, translating to MPSAAKPTLLVIDGHSLAFRAFYALPVDSFVNREGQHTNAIHGFISMLLNLLKNEKPTHLAVAFDISRYSFRTREYPEYKGTRSETPAEFVGQIPLLQEALHAMGITTITKEDYEADDILATLASRGSASGYSVFVVSGDRDAIQMVNDDVTLLYPSARGVTDLTRYDRDKVYERYGIEPHQYPEIAALVGESSDNLIGVDKVGEKTAVKWITQFGSLEEVIAHRDEIKGVVGDRLREQYERAERNRRLNRLVTDVELPVGPDDLERRPIDVAAVREVFDRLQFRTLLERVTALADGTGAGAAGGAAAPVAEPTGPVAPVVRTLIDEELAHWLRTHAGPEHPAVGVAVDYGPDGTVTGLGIAASDDSVHVPWASGRGDYLALESWLVGDSPKVVHDAKRAYKALVRAGLGLAGLAGDPRISAWLLRPGRTSFALADLAYEHLGERLPTADPNQLVPAEDAGGVALEAWFALRTSAEIESTLDEGSLRVLRTIELPLVPVLGDMELTGVATDRPALRGLSARLADTAATLAAEAFEVIGREVNLGSPKQLQEVLFEQLDMPKTRAMKTGYSTDAGSLADLQEKHPHPFLDLLLKHRDATKLRQIIDTLDKAVDDGGRIHTTYDQTGTTTGRISSVDPNLQNIPVKTEVGHAIRATFRHSSEYETLLTADYSQIEMRIMAHLSGDEGLITAFTEGEDLHRFVGSRIFGVEPSDVSPLMRTKVKAMSYGLAYGLSAFGLSKQLRIETAEARQLMTDYFARFGAVREYLRNVVEQARDDGYTETIFGRRRPFADLKSTNRVLRENAERAALNAPIQGSAADIMKIAMLGVHEELVARELRSRVLLQVHDELIVEVAAGEAEEIEDVVRRRMGSAADLRVPLDVSVGLGESWDAAAH from the coding sequence GTGCCTTCCGCAGCAAAGCCTACCCTCCTCGTGATCGACGGCCACTCCCTCGCATTCCGGGCGTTCTACGCCCTCCCGGTCGACAGTTTCGTCAACCGCGAGGGGCAGCACACCAACGCCATCCACGGCTTCATCTCGATGCTGCTGAACCTGCTCAAGAACGAGAAGCCCACCCACCTGGCCGTCGCCTTCGACATCTCCCGCTACTCGTTCCGCACGCGCGAGTACCCCGAGTACAAGGGCACGCGCTCCGAGACCCCCGCCGAGTTCGTGGGTCAGATCCCGCTCCTGCAGGAGGCCCTCCACGCGATGGGCATCACCACCATCACGAAGGAGGACTACGAGGCCGACGACATCCTCGCCACCCTCGCCAGTCGCGGCTCCGCCTCGGGCTACTCGGTCTTCGTCGTGTCGGGAGACCGGGACGCCATCCAGATGGTCAACGACGACGTGACCCTCCTCTACCCTTCGGCCCGCGGCGTCACCGACCTCACCCGCTACGACCGCGACAAGGTCTACGAGCGCTACGGAATCGAGCCGCACCAGTACCCCGAGATCGCGGCGCTCGTCGGCGAGTCGAGCGACAACCTGATCGGCGTCGACAAGGTCGGCGAGAAGACCGCCGTCAAGTGGATCACCCAGTTCGGCTCCCTCGAGGAGGTCATCGCCCACCGCGACGAGATCAAGGGTGTCGTCGGCGACCGGCTCCGAGAGCAGTACGAGCGGGCCGAGCGCAACCGGCGCCTGAACCGCCTCGTGACCGACGTCGAACTGCCCGTCGGCCCCGACGACCTCGAGCGCCGCCCCATCGACGTGGCGGCCGTCCGCGAGGTCTTCGACCGACTGCAGTTCCGCACGCTGCTCGAGCGAGTCACCGCCCTCGCCGACGGCACGGGCGCAGGAGCCGCGGGCGGCGCCGCCGCGCCCGTCGCCGAGCCGACCGGTCCGGTCGCCCCCGTGGTCCGCACGCTCATCGACGAGGAGTTGGCGCATTGGCTCCGCACTCACGCCGGCCCCGAGCATCCTGCCGTCGGCGTCGCCGTCGACTACGGCCCCGACGGCACCGTGACCGGCCTCGGCATCGCGGCGTCCGACGACTCGGTCCACGTGCCCTGGGCCAGCGGTCGCGGCGACTACCTCGCGCTCGAGTCCTGGCTCGTGGGCGACTCCCCGAAGGTCGTCCACGATGCCAAGCGCGCCTACAAGGCCCTCGTCAGGGCCGGGCTGGGCCTCGCGGGGCTGGCGGGCGACCCGCGTATCTCGGCGTGGCTCCTGCGGCCCGGCCGCACCTCCTTCGCCCTCGCCGATCTCGCCTACGAGCACCTCGGCGAGCGGCTGCCCACCGCCGACCCCAACCAGCTGGTCCCGGCGGAGGATGCCGGGGGAGTGGCCCTCGAGGCCTGGTTCGCCCTGCGCACCTCGGCCGAGATCGAGTCCACCCTCGACGAGGGATCGCTCCGAGTGCTGCGCACCATCGAGCTTCCGCTCGTGCCGGTGCTCGGAGACATGGAGCTGACCGGCGTGGCGACCGACCGCCCGGCTCTCCGCGGCCTGTCGGCCCGGCTGGCCGACACGGCGGCGACCCTGGCGGCCGAGGCGTTCGAGGTCATCGGCCGCGAGGTCAACCTCGGCTCGCCGAAGCAACTCCAGGAGGTGCTCTTCGAGCAGCTCGACATGCCGAAGACGCGCGCCATGAAGACGGGCTACTCCACCGACGCCGGCTCGCTCGCCGACCTGCAGGAGAAGCACCCTCACCCGTTCCTCGACCTGCTGCTCAAGCACCGAGACGCGACGAAGCTGCGTCAGATCATCGACACCCTCGACAAAGCCGTCGACGACGGCGGCCGGATCCACACCACCTACGACCAGACGGGTACGACGACGGGGCGCATCTCGTCGGTCGATCCCAACCTGCAGAACATCCCGGTCAAGACCGAGGTGGGGCACGCGATCCGGGCCACCTTCCGCCACTCCTCCGAGTACGAGACGCTCCTTACCGCCGACTACTCGCAGATCGAGATGCGCATCATGGCGCACCTCTCCGGCGACGAGGGGCTCATCACGGCGTTCACCGAGGGCGAGGACCTCCACCGCTTCGTCGGTTCCCGCATCTTCGGCGTCGAGCCCTCCGACGTCTCGCCTCTCATGCGCACGAAGGTCAAGGCGATGTCGTACGGCCTGGCTTACGGCCTCAGCGCGTTCGGCCTCTCCAAGCAGCTCCGCATCGAGACGGCCGAGGCCCGGCAGCTGATGACCGACTACTTCGCGCGGTTCGGAGCGGTCCGGGAGTACCTCCGCAACGTCGTCGAGCAGGCGCGAGACGACGGCTACACCGAGACGATCTTCGGTCGGCGCCGACCCTTCGCCGACCTCAAGTCGACCAACCGCGTCCTCCGCGAGAACGCGGAGCGCGCCGCGCTGAACGCGCCGATCCAGGGGTCGGCCGCCGACATCATGAAGATCGCCATGCTCGGCGTGCACGAGGAGCTCGTGGCGCGCGAGCTCCGCTCGCGCGTGCTCCTGCAGGTCCACGACGAGCTCATCGTCGAGGTCGCCGCGGGGGAGGCCGAGGAGATCGAAGACGTCGTCCGCCGCCGGATGGGCTCCGCGGCCGACCTGCGGGTCCCGCTCGACGTCTCGGTCGGGCTCGGTGAGAGCTGGGACGCCGCCGCGCACTGA
- a CDS encoding ANTAR domain-containing response regulator, whose protein sequence is MSDQEATPAAPRRVVVAEDESLIRLDIVEILRDNGFEVVGEAGDGETAVALATELRPDLVIMDVKMPKLDGISAAETLSKNHIAPVVLLTAFSQKELVERASEAGALAYVVKPFTPNDLLPAIEIALSRYTQIITLEAEVADLVERFETRKLVDRAKGLLNEKMGLTEPEAFRWIQKASMDRRLTMHDVAQAIIEQLSVKK, encoded by the coding sequence GTGAGTGACCAGGAAGCAACACCAGCAGCGCCCCGTCGCGTCGTCGTGGCGGAAGACGAGAGCCTCATCCGCCTCGACATCGTGGAGATCCTCCGCGACAACGGTTTCGAGGTCGTCGGCGAGGCCGGCGACGGCGAGACCGCCGTGGCCCTCGCGACGGAGCTCCGACCCGACCTCGTCATCATGGACGTCAAGATGCCCAAGCTCGACGGCATCTCCGCGGCCGAGACGCTGAGCAAGAACCACATCGCCCCGGTCGTCCTGCTCACCGCCTTCAGTCAGAAGGAGCTCGTGGAGCGCGCCAGCGAGGCCGGAGCACTGGCCTACGTCGTCAAGCCGTTCACGCCCAACGACCTCCTCCCCGCGATCGAGATCGCCCTCTCGCGGTACACCCAGATCATCACCCTCGAGGCCGAGGTCGCCGACCTGGTCGAGCGGTTCGAGACGCGCAAGCTCGTCGACCGCGCCAAGGGTCTCCTCAACGAGAAGATGGGGCTCACGGAGCCCGAGGCCTTCCGCTGGATCCAGAAGGCGTCGATGGATCGACGCCTCACCATGCACGACGTCGCCCAGGCGATCATCGAGCAGCTCAGCGTCAAGAAGTAG